The nucleotide sequence ACCTGTGTGACCGCGGACAAGCGGCTCGCTGTCCCCTCGTCTGTAAGAGGGAGCTGTACCGCACCTCCCTCGTTGCCTGTCCCCACTGAGGACAGAGCCTGGCTCCCGTCAGCCCCAGGGTGGCAGGCCTTGGGTCTGGGTTCTGTGCGTGTGTGACAGGGTGTTCCCGAGACAGACTGGGCCCGGGAGACAGTGTCCAGTGGCTCCAGGGCGTCCACTGCCCCCCGCCACTCCATCCCCGCCTCCCGGGTTGCTTTCTGGCTGCTTCCACTCAGCCGTGCTGTAAAGGATCTCGCTCCAAGCAGCTCTCCCAGAGGAAGCCCCACCCCAGTGCGCGACTCCGGGTGAGCCGGCGCTCCTGTGAAGGGGGTCCCCGAGAATCCTCTCGTGGGGTACCCCACCCACGGAGGCCAGTGGCCACCGCCAGCCGCCGCGCACGCTCCCCGCGGGCCGGCCGGCGGCCCATAAAGCAGCCGAGGAGGCGGTCACGGCCTGCGACCACCTCTCCTCCATTGTCTTTTGGAGCGGCAGCCTGCCAGTGGCCAGAAGCCTTTCCAGAAATTGGAAAACTGTTTTCAGACCTTAAGCATTAAGATTAAGACCACATGTTGcatctggggggggggggggcccgggGTAGCGTTTGGTGGTTGAGCATCGCCTCTCAGGGCGTCTTGTGCTTGTTTTTCTGAtgcgccccccgcccgcccccagcccctttcGTTCTCTGCCATGCTGAAGCCGTGCTCACTGGTGTCTAAACCCATCTGTGTGAAGGCTTCGGTTACCCCATAAAGCAAAGACTCAGAGCtgtgttttctcagctgtaatgTAAGTTTTTATATGTGGCTTCCAAACCCCTACTGCAGcactgtaaaaaattaaaaagaagagcattcagtaattaaaaaaccTACATAAAACTGAAGGCTGGGAGTTTTCTACAACTGTTTTTTAGAGACTGGCTAAAAAGCCCCAGATGTCAGATTTTATTTCGAAATCCTGGCATCTGGCACCATATGCGTTTGGAAATTTGAGTCCTTTGTAGGCCAGTGAGTGGAAATTGCTCCCTTGTTAATGGGCTGCTATAGCTTTCAAGGTCTcagagaggccagagcagtggcTCCTGGGTCTGCGCTGTCTGGTGGTCTGGAGTGGGGACCCCGAGGGGATATGTGTGAGGGCGGCCGAGCGCCTGTGTGCGCTCGTTCCGAGGCTGCCCGGGGTTTCTTTCCTGAGGCCTGCAGCCCCCGCGGGGGGCTTCCCGCTGCAGAGCCGGGCCAGGCTGCCGGCTGAGGCAGGACCCACGCACCCATCACCCCACCTTAGAGCCCCGCAGGCTGGTGGGAATGTGCGGGGCCCCTCCGTGCTGCCAGCCTGGGGCTTCCGCATGCTCTTCTGAACTCAGGGCCCGGGTGTTCTGTGGCAGGCAGCGGGGGCCTTGTACCCGTAGGCAGAGGCCCACGCACCCGAGGCCATCACACCTGGGTCTGGCCCGTAAACACTTCGCAGGCAGCTTGGCCGAGGCAGCTGCCGTTTGGGGGACCTCCTCTCCATCTATCCCAGCAAGATTGCCAAAGAAAGGTGTGGTCGTCTGAAGTTTATACAGAAAGCAGTGTCAAAGGGGAAGGTGTGCGGGGAAGGGTGGCGTTTGTCTGAGGTTCCTGTGGCTGCTTCCCCTGTGGGCCCTCCTCCGGGACGTCTTCGTTCCCTCTGCTGAACCTTCAGGGTCATCCCGAAGAACAGCTGCAGGTGGGCGGCCTGGCCCTCGGCTCCTGGCTGTGCAGACAGCGGGGCCCAGTGCGAGGCTTGACGTTACAGCTGCGTGGGGAAGGGTATCCTGGGCGAAGCCTGCCTTCTGGGCATGATTGAGAGTAGAGCTGGGGGATGGGCCAGGCAGGTGCTCAGGTGTCTCCCTTGACACTCCAAGGTGGCTCCAGGTACCAGGCTCCTGGTACCTGTGGTTGAGGTGGCTGCCTATCCCAGACCCAGAGTTCCCAAATGTGTGTGTGAGACCCAGagttcccgtgtgtgtgtgtgtgtgtgtgtgtgtgtgtgtgtgtgtgtgtNNNNNNNNNNNNNNNNNNNNNNNNNNNNNNNNNNNNNNNNNNNNNNNNNNNNNNNNNNNNNNNNNNNNNtgtgtgtgtgtgtgtgtgtgtgtgtgtgtgtgtgtgtgagatctcTCTGCAGCGAGAGGGACTTAGGTGGAGGGAGTAGTTGTTGTAGAGAtggaatttatttatcttaatagttttgttttaatggaaTGTTTCAAATACATCTGGAAATGGGGGGGGCCCGCACAGCAAGCCCACATGTTCTGGCTACacagctgcagctgctgcctcGGGCCCGTCCTGCCGTACCCCTACCCGCAGGTGATTTTGAAACACATCCCAGACAGCATATCATTTCCTACTTCAGACacttcagtgtgtatgtgtaaaagATAAGGGCtcttttgttgttgatgttttattttacataaccAGGATGCCACTGTCTCACCTGAATGCATGTCATGATTCCCTGATATAGTCAGCCATCCAAATAGACTTGTGGATTGTTTGTTCTAAGGGAGTCGTCACTTAAACAGAGATCCAGGCAGGCAGACCCCTGAATGGGCCGCAGCAGAACCGTACCGAGGGGATTCCCGGCTGGCATGCAGGACACGGAATCCCCCCGGGGTCCTCCTTGCCACCCCAGCAGTCTGAGCTTcaaggggtgggaggaggtgccGCTCTGATCCTCTGTCCCCGGTGTGACTTTCAGGCCACCACTTCCACCAACTGGATCCTGGAGTCCCAGAACATCAACGAACTCAAGTCGGAAATTAACTCCTTGAAAGGGCTTCTTTTAAATCGGTAGGAGCTGAAAAGGCGCGGGCTTCTGTTCTGCTCTCTGACTTCGACTTGGGGGAGGGAGCTCTTGGGGCCCATGCAGCCGCCAGCcatagggggtggggtgggggcatgtCTCCCTGGGGGCCCCCTGTGCGTCCCACCCCAGATTGAGCTGCGTGATTCAGGCATTGAGTTTGGGCATCTTGCGCTTCCACCATCCCTCCCCGGttggcccctccctccccgctctaGGGGTGACAGCCTGTAGTGCCCACAAGTTTTGAGATACAGTCACTTGGTCCTGTCAAGACCCAGTCAAGGGCAGCTGGAGCCAGAAGCAGGGccttgagcagaggagagaatCCCCACCCCTCCAGATAGGGCCATCTCCTCCCCTGTCCTCAGCCCCGGCTGGACCTTCCAGTGACAGCTTGGTCCCCGAGAAGGTCCCCCCAGAGGGACAGGCCAGGGGTCTCTGTTCCTGCTCAGTTTGAAGAGCCCTGCGATTCAAGGCAGAGGCGGATGCAGTGCCTGCCTCCCCACGCCCTGGCTCCtgtggcctccctctgctgtccctCCGTAGGGACAGCACCAGCGCGGCCCTGACAGGAGGGTGACCAGCTTGTCCGGGCTCGCCCGGGCCCATCTGTGTTTAAAACTGAAAGTCCTGTGTCCTGGGCCGCCCCTCCTGCAGGGCGCCCTGGGGGTTAGTGGGGGCTGGGCGAGGCAGGGGCCTTCACTCCAGGTCAGTGATGGGGGCTGGCAGCGTCTCGTGGTCCCAACCAGAGGACCCGGTTCTCCAAGCCACCCACTTCCAGGCTGTCTGTGGGGAAAAGAGCGTGGCCTTAAGAGAGGCACGGCTGAGCTCGGGGCACCAGAGGGCTGTCCACTGGGGACACGGTGAACGCCGAGGCCCTGACTGTGCGCTCCGCCTGGCAGGGTCTGAGGTGGAAGGGCTGTCCGGGGCCAGAGCTGGTGGTCTGGTGGACAGCCCAGGAGGCGGCAGGCCTTTGTCCTCCCGGCTCAGGCAGGGGTGATCCTGCCTGTCCTCGAGCTTGATTTCCAAGCCCTTGCCAAGCGGACCTGACTTCCCaggtctgggctgggctggctgcgggcccaggacccagggcagggacgcaggagtgggagggagaacTGGCTCTTCTGTCAAGTGTCGAGCTTGGAGGTTTTCTAGAAAAGTGCTAGGTCACCAGCATTACCCTTCTGGTTCTGTTGTCTCTGACCACGAGACCAGTGGCCaggctctcccccaccccctgccttggcCCAGGCCACAGGCAAGTGAGAGTGGAGGCCCAGGGGTCTCGGCTTTCCAGCCTTCTGGCTCTCCACCGTTGCTcgctgcccctcccagggctggaggctgggacAGTGCCGTAAGGGCGGGAGGAAAGGGCGCCAGGGCGTGGCAGGGCCCCCAGAGCCAAGTGTCCAGCAGCTGCCAGGGAGGGCGGGCCTggccccaggcagaggggacCCCAGGAGGCACCCTGAGTGGACCGGGGGCTCTGCAGGCAGCCCCAGTGCCTCTGGCTTCCGTCTCAGCCGCTCCCACCTCAACGGGCCAAGAGGTCTTGTttccagaggagggggagggaggggaggtgggagtgggcgGCGGAGCTCCAGCCTGTCGCCTGGCCCTGTCCCCTGCTCAGTGGCCCTGGGGTGGCTGCTCAGCCTCCGTGAGCACTCTGGGTCGGGAGGGTGCGGCTCTTCTGAGGGTGACCCTGCCGTCTTCTCCCTCCTCGGCCAGGAGGCAGTTCCCCCCTTCCCCGTCGGCCCCGAAGATCCCCTCCTGGCAGATCCCGGTCAAGTCCCCGTCACCCTCCAGCCCCGCGGCCGTGAACCACCACAGCAGCAGTGACATCTCGCCCGTCAGCAATGAGTCCGCGTCGTCCTCGCCCGTGAAGGAGGGCCACAGCCCCGAGGGCTCCACGGCCACGTACCACCTGCTGGGCCCCCAGGAGGAGGGCGAGGGGGTGGTGGACGTTAAGGGCCAGGTGAGGATGGAGGTGCAGGGcgaggaggagaagagggaggacgaggaggacgaggaggacgaggaggacgagGACGTGAGCCGCGTGGGCGAGGAGGACCGCCGGGGCGGGGACGGGCAGATCAACGAGCAGGTGGAGAAGCTGCGGCGGCCCGAGGGCGCCAGCAACGAGCGGGAGCGGGACTAGGTGGCCGGGGTCGTGGCCAGGTGCAGGACGTGGCCTTGAGCCGGCCGGGGGCCGGGCTGCCGCAGTCTCGCGGCCTGGGCGGCGTCAGGGCCAAAGCCTGTCCACCCCACCCGCCGCAGACAGACAGGCCTCTGATCTTGTTCTCGTGTCAGGCCGAGGGCTCCCAACTCTCTGGGCTCAagcccccccagcccctcccaggcagACGTCCCGTCCAGGGGTGTCTGCCGGGCGTCTTAGCCAACCTCACGCCGCGCGTGACAAGAGGTAGCTTTATTACCTGACTCCTGACCCTCTGGAGGAGGAGCCGCGGGGCCTGGCGTCTGCCGTCCCTTCCCTCCGCCCCGGCTCCCTCACTGCTTCTCACCAGTGACCAAGGGGGCCGCGCTCTCGTGATCCCAAAAGCAACGGCCCTGCGCTCCCCTCTGGGCGAGGGCCCCCCGGGCCCCCCAGCCAGTCCCTGCCCGGACGATGCCACCCTTGCGTGCCCGTCGCAGCCGCAGCCCGGTTGTCCGCCACCCACGGCATCACGCTGCTCCCGACCGTTCGCTTGCCGCATCGTGGCTCAGCTACTGCCGTGGCGAGATGCGGTCCCACGTCCACTAGGAGCCAGGCACAGGGCCTTCCTGTCtgtcccccgccccgccctgccccccaaACACGTGTTCTTTTGTGTGATCAGGTATAGGTTTCAGAATATAAGATACGACTGTATATAATTGTAATAAATATGAGTTGCCACTATTTAATTCCTGCCTGTGGCTCCCTGTCTGCTCACGGCACCCCGTGCCCAGGGGTGGATCTCAGCCAAGGCCGCGCCAGGTGGGCCCGGGGAGGGGCCGCGGGGGCGGCGTCCGGCAGCCGATGGGGGCAGCCCCTGCTTCCCTTGGCCAGTCTCTCCCCTAAGGCAGGTGTCGCAGCCGCTCACCCACAGCTGGAGGTTCTCGTCCTCGGTCCCGAGTGGCTGCCGGAGGGCGACGTTCTGATCCAGGAGGCAAGGGACCTCACGCTACTGT is from Physeter macrocephalus isolate SW-GA unplaced genomic scaffold, ASM283717v5 random_1370, whole genome shotgun sequence and encodes:
- the LOC102993414 gene encoding peroxisomal membrane protein PEX14, whose amino-acid sequence is MGGREDRKQLERMEASLSELSGSVAQTVTQLQMTLASVQELLIQQQQKVQELAHELATAQATTSTNWILESQNINELKSEINSLKGLLLNRRQFPPSPSAPKIPSWQIPVKSPSPSSPAAVNHHSSSDISPVSNESASSSPVKEGHSPEGSTATYHLLGPQEEGEGVVDVKGQVRMEVQGEEEKREDEEDEEDEEDEDVSRVGEEDRRGGDGQINEQVEKLRRPEGASNERERD